One Brassica napus cultivar Da-Ae chromosome C4, Da-Ae, whole genome shotgun sequence genomic region harbors:
- the LOC106409264 gene encoding dehydration-responsive element-binding protein 2E-like, translating to MEKEDNGPNQSSSASIEPSRRRRRVAEPVDTTLSRWVKEEEEEEGLKRTRRVQAKGSRKGCMRGKGGPENPVCRFRGVRQRVWGKWVAEIREPVNQRGGNSKRLWLGTFDTASEAALAYDRAASAMYGRYARLNFPDGLGNGQDDEMKKTDEAESSRSYWLETYNVSETGNSVVDKKDGEDYLYEDCIELGQEKIENLGRMADNEIVKSEEDYMFDGFEYGLLYNESGYYHGGGFDPYLEHFRF from the coding sequence ATGGAGAAAGAAGACAACGGTCCAAACCAGAGCTCCTCTGCTTCTATAGAACCctccagaagaagaagaagagtcgcTGAGCCAGTTGATACGACGTTAAGTAGATGGgtgaaggaagaagaggaggaggaagggTTGAAGAGAACCCGTAGGGTTCAAGCAAAAGGTTCGAGGAAAGGCTGCATGAGAGGGAAAGGCGGACCGGAGAACCCGGTTTGCCGGTTTAGAGGCGTTCGACAAAGGGTTTGGGGGAAATGGGTGGCTGAGATACGCGAGCCTGTGAACCAACGTGGCGGAAACTCGAAGCGTCTTTGGCTTGGAACGTTCGATACTGCATCTGAAGCCGCCTTGGCTTACGATAGAGCTGCTAGTGCCATGTATGGACGCTATGCCCGGTTAAATTTCCCGGACGGTTTAGGAAACGGTCAGGATGATGAAATGAAGAAAACTGATGAGGCAGAGAGTTCTAGAAGCTATTGGTTGGAAACTTACAACGTCTCTGAAACCGGTAATAGCGTGGTGGACAAGAAAGATGGGGAGGATTATTTATACGAAGActgtattgaacttggtcaagaAAAGATTGAGAATCTTGGTCGTATGGCTGATAACGAGATAGTGAAATCAGAGGAAGATTACATGTTTGATGGATTTGAATACGGACTGTTGTACAATGAATCTGGTTATTACCATGGAGGTGGATTTGATCCTTATTTAGAGCACTTCAGGTTTTAG